In Gossypium arboreum isolate Shixiya-1 chromosome 5, ASM2569848v2, whole genome shotgun sequence, a single genomic region encodes these proteins:
- the LOC108452484 gene encoding protein LATERAL ORGAN BOUNDARIES-like yields the protein MASSSSYNSPCAACKLLRRKCMPGCIFAPYFPPEEPQKFVNVHKIFGASNVTKLLNELLPHQREDAVNSLAYEAEARVRDPVYGCVGAITFLQRQVQRLQKELDAANADLIRYACNDIPTGLPQVTGTSSVQPPLTPRNRLAEFNRRVGNEGGGFYQLPGALPYSFPWNDASSGDMNDGDGEGGM from the coding sequence ATGGCTTCCTCCAGCTCTTACAATTCACCCTGTGCTGCTTGCAAACTGTTGAGGAGGAAATGCATGCCGGGTTGCATCTTTGCACCTTACTTCCCACCTGAGGAACCCCAAAAATTTGTGAATGTTCACAAGATCTTTGGAGCAAGCAATGTGACTAAGCTCCTGAACGAGCTCCTTCCTCACCAAAGAGAGGATGCAGTGAATTCCCTTGCCTATGAAGCTGAGGCAAGAGTAAGAGATCCTGTCTATGGGTGCGTTGGTGCCATCACTTTCCTGCAGAGACAAGTTCAAAGGCTCCAGAAAGAACTGGATGCAGCTAATGCTGATTTGATCCGCTATGCCTGCAACGACATTCCCACAGGCTTGCCTCAAGTGACGGGGACGAGTTCGGTTCAACCTCCTCTAACTCCCCGTAACAGGCTAGCTGAGTTTAATAGAAGGGTTGGTAATGAAGGAGGAGGATTCTATCAACTCCCTGGTGCCCTTCCTTATTCTTTCCCTTGGAATGATGCCTCTTCAGGTGATATGAACGATGGAGATGGAGAAGGCGGTATGTGA